The Oceaniferula marina sequence TGCCCGTACAGCAGGGGCCGTTGAGCAAGAGGACATCTCCCTCTTGAGAGGTGGCCGGGGAGACCAACACCACAGTGCCTATCTCGGACTCAACTACTACTTCTGCGGTAACCATTCGAAAGTGATGGCTGGCGTAGAATACGACGATCTGGAATCCGACGGCGACGATATCTACCATGGATTCACCTACTTCCTTGCCTACCGTATGTATTTTTAGTATTTCATAGGTGATTCTCACATCACCCGTAACGATGAAATACCCAACCCTCTACTCCCTTTTTTTTACCTTCATCACCTGCTTTCCGCTCAGTGCCGGAGAGCAGGTGATTTTGTCTAAGCCTCCGGCAGACACCCCATCGTCTTTGGATCGCCTCTGGGGCTATGCCACGCTCTATCAAAACGAGAACAATCCGGTGATCCAAAAATTCGTCCTGAGTGGAAGATTGCATGCGGATGCCATCCGGTTCGATGAAGACCCGGGAAATTTCGAAGACATGCTCTGGCGACGATTCCGGTTCGGATTCAAATCCTCCTGGTTCGATCACTTCACCCTACAACTTGAGGCGGATATCGATCTCAACGACATGGATTCCGACGAGCTCGACGACAGCTACAACCGGCTCACCGATGCATACATCGGCTGGTCACGCAGCAAAGCGTTGGCAATCAAACTCGGCAAACAATCCGCCGGCTTCACCCTGGATGGTGCCACCTCATCCAAAAAACTGCTCACCCCGGAACGTAGCACTGTGGCGACCAACCTCTGGTTTCCCACCGAGTATTTCACCGGCATCTCCACCAAGGGAAGAATCGACCACTGGAGCTATCAAACCGGCGCCTTTTCATCCAGCGACGACGAGGAATTCGGCACCTTTGACAGCGGCTATTTCGGACTCATTTCGCTCGGATACGATTTCAAGCACCTCACCGGCTGTGACCGAAGCGAAGCCAGGATCGATTATGTTTACAACGACCCCGACTACGATGGCAATGTGGGAACCCGGGACCTCAGACAGGTCGTCAGCCTGAGCGCGTGGTGGGAAAACCAACGCGCTGGCATCGCCACAGGTTTATCCTTCGGTGATGGTATCGAAGGACAAAGCGACCTGTATGGCTTGGAAATCATGCCCTACTATACCATCAATGACACATGGCAGTTGGTCTTCCGCTACACTTATGTTTACAGCCCGGATGACAACGGCGTGCGCCTCAACCGCTACGAAAGCCAAGTGGTTACCGGTCGCTGTAACGCCGCCCATGAATGGTTTCTCGGGATCAACACCTATTTCTACGGACACAAACTCAAATGGCAAAACGGGATCGAATACATCCACACCAATGATCGGGCCGACGATGGTGGCGAGTATTCGGGGTGGGGCCTCACCTCCGCCTTCCGGATGTATTTTTAAACGGCATCTCTAAAGTAGGACCGATTTTTAATCGGTCATCTGCCTATCGAGCAAAGAATCTTGGCATGCACCCTGCATAACAATCGGTCCTACTTTGCCTCAAGCTCTTTCACTGCCCACTGGGCATGCTCCGAGATCAAGGAATCCTCATCTTCAGCTGCCTTTCGTAAAGCTGCCAAATCCTCTTTCGTTCCCACATTCCCGAGGGCAACACACACGTTCCGAAGAAAACGGTTTCGCTTGATCCGCTTGATCGGAGACTTGGCAAACAATCCCCTGAACCCCTCGTCATCCAGATCTAAAAAATCACGCAAGCGATGTTGAAACACCGCCTGACGAGCATGAAACTTACTCTCCCGACTCATACTCGCAAAGCGATTCCAGGGACAGACATCCAGGCAAGTATCACAGCCGTAAATCCGATCCCCTATCAGCTTTCTAAACTCCACCGGAATCGACCCCATGTGCTCAATCGTGAGATAGGAAATACATCTCCGTGCATCCACTCGGTGGGCCTCGGTAATAGCCTCGGTTGGACACGCCACCATACACCGGGTGCACTTCCCGCAATGGTCCCCGAATGGATCATCCGCGGGCAAATCCAAGGTCGTAATCATCTCAGCCAGAAAAAACCAGGTTCCGATGCCTCGGTGAATCTGCACACAGGATTTACCATTCCAACCGAGCCCGGAGGCCGTGGCAAAATCCCTCTCCAAGACAGGACCGGTATCCGAGTAAAACCGCTGCACCCCACCCATCTCCACCATGGCTTCGTTCAAATCCCGAAGCTTCCCCTCCATGATATCGTGGTAATCTTCATTCCAGGCATATTTAGCAATCCTATAGCCAACGTCCGGATCCTGCTCTCCTGGATAATAATTCAATGCCAGACTCACCACCGAACAGGCACCATCAACCACCAAGCGAGGGTCACAACGGCGCTCGACATTGCGCTCCAGCCACTTCATATCCCCGGCACAACCGTCCTGAACCCACTGAAGGTATTGATCTGCATGCCCCGCCACACGGGCA is a genomic window containing:
- the queG gene encoding tRNA epoxyqueuosine(34) reductase QueG, whose protein sequence is MNGKIIKGNIQQVAKQLGFDDCRVSRARVAGHADQYLQWVQDGCAGDMKWLERNVERRCDPRLVVDGACSVVSLALNYYPGEQDPDVGYRIAKYAWNEDYHDIMEGKLRDLNEAMVEMGGVQRFYSDTGPVLERDFATASGLGWNGKSCVQIHRGIGTWFFLAEMITTLDLPADDPFGDHCGKCTRCMVACPTEAITEAHRVDARRCISYLTIEHMGSIPVEFRKLIGDRIYGCDTCLDVCPWNRFASMSRESKFHARQAVFQHRLRDFLDLDDEGFRGLFAKSPIKRIKRNRFLRNVCVALGNVGTKEDLAALRKAAEDEDSLISEHAQWAVKELEAK
- a CDS encoding porin, yielding MKYPTLYSLFFTFITCFPLSAGEQVILSKPPADTPSSLDRLWGYATLYQNENNPVIQKFVLSGRLHADAIRFDEDPGNFEDMLWRRFRFGFKSSWFDHFTLQLEADIDLNDMDSDELDDSYNRLTDAYIGWSRSKALAIKLGKQSAGFTLDGATSSKKLLTPERSTVATNLWFPTEYFTGISTKGRIDHWSYQTGAFSSSDDEEFGTFDSGYFGLISLGYDFKHLTGCDRSEARIDYVYNDPDYDGNVGTRDLRQVVSLSAWWENQRAGIATGLSFGDGIEGQSDLYGLEIMPYYTINDTWQLVFRYTYVYSPDDNGVRLNRYESQVVTGRCNAAHEWFLGINTYFYGHKLKWQNGIEYIHTNDRADDGGEYSGWGLTSAFRMYF